In Eschrichtius robustus isolate mEscRob2 chromosome 2, mEscRob2.pri, whole genome shotgun sequence, a single window of DNA contains:
- the DCAF15 gene encoding DDB1- and CUL4-associated factor 15 isoform X1 — protein sequence MAPSSKSERNSGAGSGGGGPGGAGGKRATGRRREHVLKQLERVKISGQLSPRLFRKLPPRVCVSLKNIVDEDFLYAGHIFLGFSKCGRYVLSYTSSSGDDDFSFYIYHLYWWEFNVHSKLKLVRQVRLFQDEEIYSDLYLTVCEWPSDASKVIVFGFNTRSANGMLMNMMMMSDENHRDIYISTVAVPPPGRCAACRDASRAHPGDPSAQCLRHGFMLHTKYQVVYPFPTFQPAFQLKKDQVVLLNTSYSLVACAVSVHSAGDSSFCQILYDHTTYPPAPPSPPGPQSPEMSPVLPTLCPEAAPARPSGAPEHSPAIAKAKEFVADIFRRAKEAKGGTSEEVRPPPCPGPSSSHCRLPSEPLAPGGEAVPRDSPLAAEVPASEPGYVNYTKLYYVLGSGEGTEPEDELEDDKISLPFVVTDLRGRNLRPMREQTAVQGQYLTVEQLTLDFEYVINEVIRHDATWGHQFCSFSDYDIVILEVCPETNQVLINIGLLLLAFPSPTEEGQLRPKTYHTSLKVAWDLNTGIFVTVSVGDLTEVKGQTSGSVWSSYRKSCVDMVMKWLVPESSGRYVNRMTNEALHKGCSLKVLADSERYTWIVL from the exons ATGGCGCCCAGCTCGAAATCGGAGCGGAACAGCGGGGCcgggagcggcggcggcggccccggGGGCGCCGGGGGGAAGCGGGCAACGGGGCGGCGGCGGGAGCACGTCCTCAAGCAGCTGGAGCGGGTCAAG ATCAGTGGGCAGCTCTCTCCTCGCCTCTTCCGGAAGCTGCCACCCAGGGTCTGCGTCTCTCTCAAGAACATCGTGGATGAAGACTTTCTCTACGCAGG ACACATCTTCCTGGGCTTTTCCAAGTGCGGCCGTTATGTTCTCTCCTACACCAGCAGCAGCGGGGACGACGACTTCTCTTTCTACATCTACCACTTGTACTGGTGGGAGTTCAACGTCCACAGCAAGCTCAAGCTG GTCCGGCAGGTACGGCTCTTCCAGGATGAGGAGATCTACAGTGACCTGTACCTGACCGTGTGCGAGTGGCCCAGCGACGCCTCCAAGGTCATTGTCTTCGGCTTCAA CACTCGCTCAGCCAACGGCATGCTCATGAACATGATGATGATGAGCGATGAGAACCACCGGGACATCTACATCAGCACCGTGGCCGTGCCGCCGCCAGGACGCTGCGCCGCCTGCCGGGACGCCAGCCGCGCCCACCCAG GTGACCCGAGCGCGCAGTGCCTGCGGCATGGCTTCATGCTGCACACCAAGTACCAGGTGGTCTACCCCTTCCCCACTTTCCAGCCCGCCTTCCAGCTCAAGAAGGACCAGGTGGTGCTGCTCAACACCAGCTACTCCCTGGTGGCCTGCGCCGTCTCGGTCCACTCGGCAG GTGATAGCAGCTTCTGCCAAATCCTGTACGACCACACCACCTACCCCccggcccctcccagcccccctgGGCCCCAGAGCCCAGAAATGTCCCCTgtcctccccaccctctgccccgAAGCGGCCCCAGCCCGGCCCTCTGGGGCCCCCGAGCACTCGCCTGCCATCGCCAAAGCCAAGGAGTTTGTGGCTGACATCTTCCGCAGGGCCAAAGAGGCCAAGGGTGGGACCTCGGAGGAAGTCCGGCCACCCCCTTGCCCGGGGCCCTCGAGCAGCCACTGCCGCCTGCCCTCTGAGCCCCTAGCCCCAGGTGGGGAGGCGGTGCCCCGGGACAGCCCCCTTGCAGCAGAGGTGCCCGCCTCCGAGCCTGGATACGTCAACTACACCAAGCTGTATTATGTGTTGGGTTCCGGTGAGGGGACGGAGCCAGAGGATG AGTTGGAGGACGACAAGATCTCCCTGCCCTTCGTGGTGACTGATCTCCGCGGCCGCAACCTACGGCCCATGCGGGAGCAGACTGCCGTCCAG GGTCAGTACCTGACAGTGGAGCAGCTCACACTGGACTTCGAGTATGTCATCAACGAGGTCATCCGCCATGATGCCACTTGGGGTCACCAGTTCTGTTCCTTCAGCGACTACGATATTGTCATCCTGGAG GTCTGCCCAGAAACCAACCAGGTCCTCATTAACATTGGCCTGCTGCTCCTGGCATTCCCGTCCCCCACCGAGGAGGGCCAGCTCCG ACCAAAGACCTATCACACCAGCCTCAAGGTGGCATGGGACCTCAACACGGGCATCTTTGTGACAGTCAGCgtgggcgacctcactgaggtcAAAGGGCAGACCAG CGGCAGCGTCTGGAGCTCATACCGCAAGAGCTGCGTGGACATGGTCATGAAGTGGCTGGTGCCTGAGAGCAGCGGCCGTTACGTCAACAGGATGACCAACGAGGCGCTGCACAAAG GGTGCTCACTGAAGGTTCTGGCGGACAGTGAGCGATACACGTGGATTGTGCTGTGA
- the DCAF15 gene encoding DDB1- and CUL4-associated factor 15 isoform X2 — protein sequence MAPSSKSERNSGAGSGGGGPGGAGGKRATGRRREHVLKQLERVKISGQLSPRLFRKLPPRVCVSLKNIVDEDFLYAGHIFLGFSKCGRYVLSYTSSSGDDDFSFYIYHLYWWEFNVHSKLKLVRQVRLFQDEEIYSDLYLTVCEWPSDASKVIVFGFNTRSANGMLMNMMMMSDENHRDIYISTVAVPPPGRCAACRDASRAHPGDPSAQCLRHGFMLHTKYQVVYPFPTFQPAFQLKKDQVVLLNTSYSLVACAVSVHSAGDSSFCQILYDHTTYPPAPPSPPGPQSPEMSPVLPTLCPEAAPARPSGAPEHSPAIAKAKEFVADIFRRAKEAKGGTSEEVRPPPCPGPSSSHCRLPSEPLAPGGEAVPRDSPLAAEVPASEPGYVNYTKLYYVLGSGEGTEPEDELEDDKISLPFVVTDLRGRNLRPMREQTAVQGQYLTVEQLTLDFEYVINEVIRHDATWGHQFCSFSDYDIVILEVCPETNQVLINIGLLLLAFPSPTEEGQLRGSVWSSYRKSCVDMVMKWLVPESSGRYVNRMTNEALHKGCSLKVLADSERYTWIVL from the exons ATGGCGCCCAGCTCGAAATCGGAGCGGAACAGCGGGGCcgggagcggcggcggcggccccggGGGCGCCGGGGGGAAGCGGGCAACGGGGCGGCGGCGGGAGCACGTCCTCAAGCAGCTGGAGCGGGTCAAG ATCAGTGGGCAGCTCTCTCCTCGCCTCTTCCGGAAGCTGCCACCCAGGGTCTGCGTCTCTCTCAAGAACATCGTGGATGAAGACTTTCTCTACGCAGG ACACATCTTCCTGGGCTTTTCCAAGTGCGGCCGTTATGTTCTCTCCTACACCAGCAGCAGCGGGGACGACGACTTCTCTTTCTACATCTACCACTTGTACTGGTGGGAGTTCAACGTCCACAGCAAGCTCAAGCTG GTCCGGCAGGTACGGCTCTTCCAGGATGAGGAGATCTACAGTGACCTGTACCTGACCGTGTGCGAGTGGCCCAGCGACGCCTCCAAGGTCATTGTCTTCGGCTTCAA CACTCGCTCAGCCAACGGCATGCTCATGAACATGATGATGATGAGCGATGAGAACCACCGGGACATCTACATCAGCACCGTGGCCGTGCCGCCGCCAGGACGCTGCGCCGCCTGCCGGGACGCCAGCCGCGCCCACCCAG GTGACCCGAGCGCGCAGTGCCTGCGGCATGGCTTCATGCTGCACACCAAGTACCAGGTGGTCTACCCCTTCCCCACTTTCCAGCCCGCCTTCCAGCTCAAGAAGGACCAGGTGGTGCTGCTCAACACCAGCTACTCCCTGGTGGCCTGCGCCGTCTCGGTCCACTCGGCAG GTGATAGCAGCTTCTGCCAAATCCTGTACGACCACACCACCTACCCCccggcccctcccagcccccctgGGCCCCAGAGCCCAGAAATGTCCCCTgtcctccccaccctctgccccgAAGCGGCCCCAGCCCGGCCCTCTGGGGCCCCCGAGCACTCGCCTGCCATCGCCAAAGCCAAGGAGTTTGTGGCTGACATCTTCCGCAGGGCCAAAGAGGCCAAGGGTGGGACCTCGGAGGAAGTCCGGCCACCCCCTTGCCCGGGGCCCTCGAGCAGCCACTGCCGCCTGCCCTCTGAGCCCCTAGCCCCAGGTGGGGAGGCGGTGCCCCGGGACAGCCCCCTTGCAGCAGAGGTGCCCGCCTCCGAGCCTGGATACGTCAACTACACCAAGCTGTATTATGTGTTGGGTTCCGGTGAGGGGACGGAGCCAGAGGATG AGTTGGAGGACGACAAGATCTCCCTGCCCTTCGTGGTGACTGATCTCCGCGGCCGCAACCTACGGCCCATGCGGGAGCAGACTGCCGTCCAG GGTCAGTACCTGACAGTGGAGCAGCTCACACTGGACTTCGAGTATGTCATCAACGAGGTCATCCGCCATGATGCCACTTGGGGTCACCAGTTCTGTTCCTTCAGCGACTACGATATTGTCATCCTGGAG GTCTGCCCAGAAACCAACCAGGTCCTCATTAACATTGGCCTGCTGCTCCTGGCATTCCCGTCCCCCACCGAGGAGGGCCAGCTCCG CGGCAGCGTCTGGAGCTCATACCGCAAGAGCTGCGTGGACATGGTCATGAAGTGGCTGGTGCCTGAGAGCAGCGGCCGTTACGTCAACAGGATGACCAACGAGGCGCTGCACAAAG GGTGCTCACTGAAGGTTCTGGCGGACAGTGAGCGATACACGTGGATTGTGCTGTGA